The nucleotide window GCTCCAACGACACCGACTACCGTTTCCGGCCGCATTCGGCCTTCGCACACCTGACCGGTCTCGGTACCGACAAGGAACCCGACGCGGTCCTCGTCCTGGAGCCCACCGACACGGGCCACGATGCCACGCTCTACTTCAAGCCGCGTGCGCCGCGGGACTCCGAGGAGTTCTACGCCAACGCCCGCTACGGCGAGATGTGGGTCGGCAAGCGGGAGACGCTGGAGGAGTTCGCCGCGCTGTCCGGGCTGCGGTGTGTGCCGATCGAGGAGCTCGAGGACGCATTGGCGAAGAACGCCGACCAGACCGCGATCCGGCTGCTCCGCGCGGCCGATCCGGCGATCACCGCGCTGATCGACCGGCTCCGGGCAGAGCACGCGGTCGACTCCGCTGACGCAGCGAGCGCCGAGGAGGCCGACGCTGAACTCGAGGTCTTCCTGTCCGAGTTGCGGTTGATCAAGGACGCCTTCGAGCAAGATCAACTTCGGCAGGCCTGCGCACAGACCGCGGCCGCGTTTGCCGAAGTGGCCAAGGACTTTCCGGAGGCGATCCGGCGAGGTCGCGGCGAGCGTTGGGTGGAAGGGATCTTCGGCCTGCACGCCCGGCACGCCGGCAACGCGGTCGGCTACGACACCATCGCCGCCTCCGGTGATCATGCCTGCACGCTGCACTGGATCCGCAACGACGGTGATCTTCGCGACGGCGATCTGATCTTGATCGACGCCGGCGTCGAGCTGGATTCGCTCTACACCGCCGACGTCACCCGAACCCTGCCGCTGAACGGCAGGTTCACCGACGCCCAGCGCAAGGTGTACGAGGCCGTGCTGGCTGCGCAGGAGGCCGGAATCGCGGCCGCCAAGGCCGGCACCACGTTCGCCGACGTGCACAAGGCGGCGATCGCGGTGATCGCGCAATACCTGCAGGAGTGGGGAATTCTGCCGGTCAGTGCCGAGGAGTCGTTGAGCGAAGAGGGCGGTCAGCATCGTCGCTGGATGGTGCACGGCACCTCGCACCATCTGGGCATCGACGTGCACGACTGTGCCCAGGCCCGCAAGGAGAACTACCGCGAGGGCGAACTGAAGCCGGGCATGGTGATCACCGTGGAACCAGGGATCTACTTCAAGGCCGACGATCTGCTGGTGCCCGAGGAGTTCCGCGGGACCGGTGTCCGGATCGAGGACGACATCCTGATCACCGAGGACGGCAACGAGAATCTGTCCGCGGCTCTGCCTCGTACCGCCGACGACGTCGAGGCCTGGATGGCCGGCCTTCAGTAGTTGATCACTGGAAGTACGCGGCCCGGGCGCCGGGCATCTGCTGCAGCATCTCCCGCGCCTTGGCCGCGAGCTTGTGCTCGCACAACACCTCGTACTGGGCGGCGACGGTGTGCGAGATCGAGGTGAAGTCGCGCCGACCGCGGCTCATCGCGTAGCCGAGCGCCTGGAAGCCGATGCCCAGCAGGATGCCGATGCCCAGCGCCACCACCAGCAGCGCCAGGATGCTGGAGGGCCGGGCGAACAACATCATCACGATGCCGACCAGCAGGCCGGTGGTGATGCCGGACTGCACGCCGCCGGCGATCACCGTGCCCCAGCTGCGCCGACCGAGCACCCGCTCGACCGACTTCAGCCCGGTACCCACGATGGCGAGATTCTGCACCTCGAACTTGTTGTCGGCCAGGTAGTCAACCGCCTTCTGCGCGTCCTCATAGGTGTTGTAGAGGCCGACCGACTGCGGGAATTCGAGCTCGAACAGCGAATTCGGCTGCTTGGCGAAGTTCTGGTTGGAGAAAGACATCTGTGCTCGCCTCCCGTTGGTTGTCGCCAACGCTACCGCGCGAACACACAGAATTCGTTGCCTTCGGGATCGGCCAGCACGTCCCAGCTGATCTTGTGGCTGTCCGGGATGTCGGTGGATTCCGGGTCGTCTCGGGCCCGCAGCAGGGTCGCGCCGGCAGCCAGGAAGTCCTCGGTGTCACCCCAGACATCCCAATGCACACGGTTCTTCACCGACTTCGGCTCCGGCACCGGGTTGAAGATCAGATCCCAGGGCAGCCCGGCCTGCCCGCCGTCCAGCCAGAACCACGGATCGCTCTCGTCGTGCCCGGCAGGGACGCCGAATCGTTCGGCCCACCAACTGCTGATCATGGCCGGGTCGGCGGCGTCGACCACCACCTCGTACAGCCGATAGTTGGGGAGTTGATCCGGCGGCCGCGGGAACACGCAGAACTCGCCGCCCTCCGGATCGCGCAGCACCGTCCAACCGGGATGCTCGGTGTCGACGACGGCGCCGAGCCGCAACGCGTCGCTGACCGCGGCGGCGTGAACGTCCAGGTGCACGCGCTGCTTGACCGTACGCGGTTCGGGTACCTGATTGATCCAGATCGTGTGCTCCGGCACGGCACCGTTCAGTACGGCGTTCGGACCGGCGCCCGCCGTCTCAGCCGTCAGACCGAGCAGGTCGGCCCAGAACGCCGCCGTCCGGGCCGCGTCGGTGGCGTCGATCACCAGATCCTTAAAGCTGCTGAAAGCCATATCAGGCAGAGTAAGGGCCAGCGTCATCAGCTGAAACCCGATGGGACGCCCAAGGAGGCGAGCATGCAACACAAGACCCTCGACCCGGGACCGCAGCAGGTTGCCACCCCGACCGCGTTCGTGCTCTTCGGCGCGACCGGTGATCTTGCCCGGCGGATGGTGCTACCGGCCTTCTACGACCTGTTCTGCCGTGGGCTGACCCCGAAGGAGTGGGTGCTGATCGGCAACGGTCGTGGCGACGTCGCGCACGAGGACTTCCGTGATCACGTGCACAAGTCGCTGGTCGAGTTCGGGCCCGGCGAGGACAAGATCGATCAAGGTCAGTGGGCCGAGTTCAGCAAGCGGCTGCGGTTCGCCGGCGGTGGCTTCGACGAGGACGATCCGGGCAGTCTGCTGGACGTGATCAACGAAGCGGCCGGCGGGCTCGGCGAGGAGCGGCAGTTCGTGCACTACCTGGCGATTCCGCCGTCCGCGTTCGGGTCGATCGCCTCCGGGCTGGCGGCCCACGATCTGTTGCAGGGCTCGAAAGTGGTCTTCGAGAAGCCGTACGGCGAATCGCTGGAGTCCTTCGGTGAGCTTGATCAACTGGTGCATTCGCTGATGGACGAGGATCAGGTCTTCCGGATCGATCACTTCCTCGGCAAGGAGGCCACCCAGAATCTGCACATGCTCCGCTTCGGCAACGCCATGATCAACAACAACTGGTCCGCCGACGCGGTGGCCCAGGTGCAGATCGACGCCCCGGAGACCCTGGACGTGGCGCAGCGGGCCGCCTTCTACGACGCCACCGGCGCCTTCAAGGACATGATCGTCACCCACCTCTTCCAGGTGGCTGCCGAGGTCGCGATGGAACCGCCGGCCAGCATGGCCGCCGAGGATCTGCAGACCGCCCGCGAGTCGGTGCTCGGCCAGTTCCGGCCGCTGGACAGTAGCGAGGTGGTGCTCGGTCAGTTCGACGGCTACACCGAGATCGACAAGATCGCCGACGACTCCACCACCGACACCCTGGCCGCGGTCCGGCTGTGGGTGGACACCGATCGTTGGCGCGGGGTGCCATTCCTGCTGCGCAGCGGCAAGCGGATGGCCGGCGACCACGAGCTGGTGTCGTTGATCATGAAAGAGCCGAAGGGCCCGCTGGGTGACCTGCCCGACACGGCCGCCCGGCTGGAGATCTCCCTGAAGGGCAAGGGCGGGATCGGCGTCGCGTTGATCTTGAAACATCCCGGCCCCGGCTTGACCGTCAGCGAGCAGCGGATCGACCTGAGCCTGGCCGACGTCGACCCGGGCGAGGGTCTGGATCCGTACGTGGCCCTGCTGCACGACGTGTTGATCGGCGACCGGTCGCTGTTCACCAGCTCCGACGGGCTGGCGCACGCCTGGCGGGTGGCCGATTCGCTGCTGAAGAATCCACCCCGGCCGATCAGCTACCAGCCGGGCAGTTGGGGTCCGGAGGAGGCGACCGAGCTGACCGGTGGATTGGGCTGGGTCACCCAGCGCAACGAACAGGCCGGTTGAGCCTCGGTACCCCGCGTCGCGTCACGTCCGGTCGAACTCCGCAGGCTGGACCAGGCCGGATTCGTAGGCCGCGATGACGGCCTGCGACCGGGCGTGCACGCCCAGCTTCGCGAACACATGGCCGACGTGGGTCTTCACGGTGGCCCCCGATACCACCAGCGCCCTCGCGATCTCGGCGTTGGACAGGCCGCGCGCGATGAGGACGAGCACCTCCTGCTCGCGCTCCGTGAGCCGCGCGGCGAGCTCCGACCTGGTCGTGCTGCCGCTGCGCGGCGGACGGGCGGCGACGAGCCGGCCGATGAGCCGGCGCGTCACCGTCGGTGCCAGGAGCGCGTCGCCCGCGTGGACCGTACGGATCGCGTCCACGAGTTGGTCAGCCTTCACGTCCTTCAGCAGGAACCCGCTCGCACCCGCCGCGAGGGCGTCGTACACGTGCTCGTCCAGGTCGAACGTCGTGAGCACGAGCACGCGGGGCCCGCCGGGCTGGCCGGTGAGCCCGGCGGTCGCGGCGATGCCGTCCAGCACGGGCATGCGCACGTCCATTAGCACGACGTCGGGTCGGGTCGTCCGAGCGAGCTCGATGGCCTGCTGGCCGTCGGCCGCCTCGGCGACCACGGTCAGGTCCGGCTCGGACTCGAGGATGAGCCGGAACCCGGTCCGCACGAGCCGTTGGTCGTCGGCCAGCAGGATCCGGATCACGGCAGCCCGGCCCCCACCTGCGCGGCGACCTCGTCGAGCGGCAGGACGGCCCGCATGCGCCAACCGCGGTCGTGGGGGCCGACCTCGAGCTCCCCGCGGACCAGCGCGATCCGCTCGCGCATCCCGATGAGCCCGCGGCCGGTGCCCGCGGCACCGCCACCACCGCCGCCACCGTCGTCCGCCACCTCCAGGACGAGGCGACCGTCACCGGCCCGGACCGACACCCGCACCGCCGCCCCGGGTGCGTGCCGGATCGTGTTGGTCAGCGCCTCCTGGACGACCCGGTACGCCGTCGCGTCGGTCAGCAGCCCGAGGCCGGTCGGCGGCTCCCCGCTCACCTCGACCCTCAGCCCCGCCTGTCGGCAGCGTTCGACGAGCTCGGGCAGGCGGCTCAACGACGCGAGCGGCTCGGATGCCGTCTCGTCGCCACCGGACAGCATGCCGAGCAGCTGGCGTAGCTCACCAAGCGCGGCGCGGCCGCTCGACTCGATCGTGGCGAGGACCTCGGCCGCGACGGCCGGCTCGCGGGGCAGCGCGCGAGTACCGGCCTGCGCCTGGATGACGATCACCGCGACCAGGTGCGACACGATGTCGTGGAGCTCGCGGGCGATCGCGGCGCGCTCGGCTGCCGTGGCCCGCTCGACCTGTTCGGCATGCTCCCGGCTCGCGCGCGCCGCGCTGTCCTCCAGGTCGCCGATGCGGCGCTGACGTGTCCGCACGGCCCAGCCGGCGAGCCAGCCGGCCATCATGATGCCGAAGCCCCACACGACATCCCCGACCCCCTGCACGTGCGGGTCCCGTAGCTCGTGAACGGCACCCACGAGCACGACGAACGACGCGCACAGCACAGACCGGCGGCCCTGGACCGCCAGCTCAAACGAGGCCACCAGGAACACCAGAAACGACGTGGTGGCCTCCGCACCCCCGAGAAGCAGGGCGCCCAGGCCGAGCGCCAGCAGCGCGCCGGCGGGCGCGGCGGTCGGATACCGCCGCCGCCACGCCAGGGGCAGCGTCGAGGCGGCCACGAGTACGACGTTGGCCGCCGTCGGCCCGGGCCAGACGGGATCGCCCCCGTACCGCGCGGGCACGAACAGCTCGACGTAGCCGAGCGCGCACAGAACGGCTGCGACGAGAGGATCGCGGCCGACCACCCCACAGTCGCCTCAGGTCGACTCCCGACATATCGCCACTGTAAAACCGAGAAACCTCGCCGGTCGTCACCCTGCGTGGCGATCTTGCACGCGTCTCATCCTGCGGGGTGAGGAACGAGTTCGGACCGTTGGCCGACGCGCGCAGGGGCGCGTCATTCCTATCGTCGGGCGCAACCGATCCACCTCCGACCGATGAGAGCACCGCCATGAACTACCGCACCGCCGCCTTCCTGGCGGCCGCCAGCTTCGCCGTCGAGGGACTCTGCGCTCTCGCGCACCGCGCCCTAGGCTTCGACGGGGCCCCGTACGATCACCTGCTCGACGCCGCGTACGCCGTGGCGATGGTGGGGAGTGCGCTGGGCATCGTCGCCCTAGCAAGGCTCCTGTCCACGAGCAAACCGCTGCGGGTGTTCGCGTTCGTCGCCGCCGCGGGCTTCGGGTGCATGGGGCTCGAGTCCGCCGTCGGCGCGGTGCACCGAGTGGGTGCGCTCGGTCCCTTGTTCACGGTGGGAATGGCGCTCGGCTTGCTGGGGAGCCTCGCGTTCACGATCACGGGCAGCATCGTCGCCCGACCACGCTGGATCGCGGCCGCGCCGCTCGTCGCCATCATCGCCGCTGCCGCCGGCGGTGAGATGGGGCTCTCGCTGCTCTCAGGCGCCGCGTGGCTCTGCGTCGCGGTCGCCGCCGAGATCCCGAGCACGCGGAGCCGCGACGAGTCGAGCGCACGTGCGTGAGGGTCGCCGTCACCGGCGGTCGACCCACAACGTACGCGATACGCTCACCGAGTGAACGGGTCCAGCTCGAGCATCTTCATCTCCCGGATCCGCGGGTTGTCGATCCTGGACGACGCCGGCGACACGATCGGCAAGCTGCGCGACGTGCTGATCACCGAGCGCAGTCTGAGCCGTCCGCCCCGGGTCAAGGGGCTGGTGGTCGAGTTGTTCGCGCGCCATCGGATCTTCGTCCCGATGGCACGGGTCCGCAGCATCGATGCGGTGCAGATCATCACCACCGGCGTGGTCAACACCCGTCGGTTCGCCCGCCGCGAGTCGGAGACCCTGGTGGCCGAGGATCTGTTCGATCAGCAGGTCAGCCGGCCGTCGAGCCCGGCCCCGTGGGTGATCTTCGACGTGGCGATGCACCAGGTTCGTAACCGGGATTGGGAAATCTCCGAAGTCGCACTGCGCGAGTCGACCAGATCGCGCCGCTTCGGCGGTGCGTTCGGCCGGCGCGGCCAGGTGGCGATCGTGGAGTGGTCCGACATCGCAGCCCTGCTCGGATCGTACGGACAGGCCACCGAGCAGTTGCTGGCCGAGATGGAAGACATGAAGCCGGCCGACGTGGCCCGCGAGCTGCATGACCTCTCCCCCACCCGGCGCTCCGATGTCGCCTCCGCGCTCGATGATCAAAAACTCGCCGACGCTCTCGGCGAGTTGCCCGAAGACGAACAGGTACAGCTGATCCAGGCTCTGGACGTCGAACGAGCGGCCGGAGTGCTGGAGGAGATGGACGCCGACGACGCGGCCGACTTGATCAACGAGCTGCCGGACGAGATGGCCGAGGTGCTGCTGGCCGAGATGGAGCCGGAGGAGGCCAAGGACCTGCGCCGGCTGCTCACCTACGAGGAGTTCACCGCAGGCGGCATGATGACGCCCGAACCGGTGATCGTGCCGCCGGACGCGACCGTTGCCGACGCGTTGGCACTGGTCCGGCAGGAGGAGCTCAGTCCGGCACTGGCGGCGATGATCTTCGTCTGCCGATCGCCGCTGGAGACGCCGACCGGACGCTTCGTCGGCGCGGTGCACATCCAGCGGTTGTTGCGAGAACCGCCGTCGGAGCTGGTCTCCGGACTGATCGATTCCGATCTCGAGCCGCTCGATGATCAAGCCGATCTGCACGCGGTCAGTCGCTACTTCGCGACCTACAACCTGGTGAACGCACCGGTGGTGGACAAGGCCGGCAGGTTGATCGGCGCGGTCACCGTGGACGACGTTCTTGATCATGTGCTGCCGGAGGACTGGCGTGGTGATCAACTCGACGCGATGAGCAGCTCCGCCGATGCTGGGGACAACCGCTGATGGCCCGGGCGCCACGGGAGGAGTCGAACCGGCTCAACACGCCGGGCGGCGGCCGGCAGCCGGTGCTGCCACGGATCAAGATCTCTGGGGACGCGTTCGGCAACTTCGCCGAGGCGTTCGCCCGGTTCATGGGCACAGCACGCTTCCTGGCCTACATGACGGCCTTCGTGGTGCTCTGGGTGATCATCAACCTGGTCGGACTGTTCGGGCTGCGTTGGGACCCGTACCCGTTCATCCTGTTGAATCTGTTCTTCTCCACCCAGGCGAGCTACGCCGCGCCGTTGATCTTGCTGGCCCAGAATCGGCAGGAGGCCCGGGACCGGGTCCAGTTGGAGCAGGACCGCCGGCAGGCCGCACAATCCCGTGCCGACATGGACTTCCTGGCCCGCGAGATCGCATCCCTGCGGATGTCGGTCGGCGATCTGGCCACCCG belongs to Microlunatus elymi and includes:
- a CDS encoding VOC family protein, coding for MAFSSFKDLVIDATDAARTAAFWADLLGLTAETAGAGPNAVLNGAVPEHTIWINQVPEPRTVKQRVHLDVHAAAVSDALRLGAVVDTEHPGWTVLRDPEGGEFCVFPRPPDQLPNYRLYEVVVDAADPAMISSWWAERFGVPAGHDESDPWFWLDGGQAGLPWDLIFNPVPEPKSVKNRVHWDVWGDTEDFLAAGATLLRARDDPESTDIPDSHKISWDVLADPEGNEFCVFAR
- a CDS encoding DUF1003 domain-containing protein, yielding MARAPREESNRLNTPGGGRQPVLPRIKISGDAFGNFAEAFARFMGTARFLAYMTAFVVLWVIINLVGLFGLRWDPYPFILLNLFFSTQASYAAPLILLAQNRQEARDRVQLEQDRRQAAQSRADMDFLAREIASLRMSVGDLATRDYLRTELRTELRSILAELDEDTDEEPRRHDDGQGRRSRSSRESSR
- a CDS encoding sensor histidine kinase; the protein is MVGRDPLVAAVLCALGYVELFVPARYGGDPVWPGPTAANVVLVAASTLPLAWRRRYPTAAPAGALLALGLGALLLGGAEATTSFLVFLVASFELAVQGRRSVLCASFVVLVGAVHELRDPHVQGVGDVVWGFGIMMAGWLAGWAVRTRQRRIGDLEDSAARASREHAEQVERATAAERAAIARELHDIVSHLVAVIVIQAQAGTRALPREPAVAAEVLATIESSGRAALGELRQLLGMLSGGDETASEPLASLSRLPELVERCRQAGLRVEVSGEPPTGLGLLTDATAYRVVQEALTNTIRHAPGAAVRVSVRAGDGRLVLEVADDGGGGGGGAAGTGRGLIGMRERIALVRGELEVGPHDRGWRMRAVLPLDEVAAQVGAGLP
- a CDS encoding glucose-6-phosphate dehydrogenase, with amino-acid sequence MQHKTLDPGPQQVATPTAFVLFGATGDLARRMVLPAFYDLFCRGLTPKEWVLIGNGRGDVAHEDFRDHVHKSLVEFGPGEDKIDQGQWAEFSKRLRFAGGGFDEDDPGSLLDVINEAAGGLGEERQFVHYLAIPPSAFGSIASGLAAHDLLQGSKVVFEKPYGESLESFGELDQLVHSLMDEDQVFRIDHFLGKEATQNLHMLRFGNAMINNNWSADAVAQVQIDAPETLDVAQRAAFYDATGAFKDMIVTHLFQVAAEVAMEPPASMAAEDLQTARESVLGQFRPLDSSEVVLGQFDGYTEIDKIADDSTTDTLAAVRLWVDTDRWRGVPFLLRSGKRMAGDHELVSLIMKEPKGPLGDLPDTAARLEISLKGKGGIGVALILKHPGPGLTVSEQRIDLSLADVDPGEGLDPYVALLHDVLIGDRSLFTSSDGLAHAWRVADSLLKNPPRPISYQPGSWGPEEATELTGGLGWVTQRNEQAG
- a CDS encoding general stress protein gives rise to the protein MSFSNQNFAKQPNSLFELEFPQSVGLYNTYEDAQKAVDYLADNKFEVQNLAIVGTGLKSVERVLGRRSWGTVIAGGVQSGITTGLLVGIVMMLFARPSSILALLVVALGIGILLGIGFQALGYAMSRGRRDFTSISHTVAAQYEVLCEHKLAAKAREMLQQMPGARAAYFQ
- a CDS encoding aminopeptidase P family protein; the encoded protein is MSEQQAALPNRQTPFSDAFRAFIGTGWAPDSGELPEPLPATAYAPARREQLSAAYPGERIVIPAGGLVVRSNDTDYRFRPHSAFAHLTGLGTDKEPDAVLVLEPTDTGHDATLYFKPRAPRDSEEFYANARYGEMWVGKRETLEEFAALSGLRCVPIEELEDALAKNADQTAIRLLRAADPAITALIDRLRAEHAVDSADAASAEEADAELEVFLSELRLIKDAFEQDQLRQACAQTAAAFAEVAKDFPEAIRRGRGERWVEGIFGLHARHAGNAVGYDTIAASGDHACTLHWIRNDGDLRDGDLILIDAGVELDSLYTADVTRTLPLNGRFTDAQRKVYEAVLAAQEAGIAAAKAGTTFADVHKAAIAVIAQYLQEWGILPVSAEESLSEEGGQHRRWMVHGTSHHLGIDVHDCAQARKENYREGELKPGMVITVEPGIYFKADDLLVPEEFRGTGVRIEDDILITEDGNENLSAALPRTADDVEAWMAGLQ
- a CDS encoding response regulator, which encodes MIRILLADDQRLVRTGFRLILESEPDLTVVAEAADGQQAIELARTTRPDVVLMDVRMPVLDGIAATAGLTGQPGGPRVLVLTTFDLDEHVYDALAAGASGFLLKDVKADQLVDAIRTVHAGDALLAPTVTRRLIGRLVAARPPRSGSTTRSELAARLTEREQEVLVLIARGLSNAEIARALVVSGATVKTHVGHVFAKLGVHARSQAVIAAYESGLVQPAEFDRT
- a CDS encoding magnesium transporter MgtE N-terminal domain-containing protein produces the protein MNGSSSSIFISRIRGLSILDDAGDTIGKLRDVLITERSLSRPPRVKGLVVELFARHRIFVPMARVRSIDAVQIITTGVVNTRRFARRESETLVAEDLFDQQVSRPSSPAPWVIFDVAMHQVRNRDWEISEVALRESTRSRRFGGAFGRRGQVAIVEWSDIAALLGSYGQATEQLLAEMEDMKPADVARELHDLSPTRRSDVASALDDQKLADALGELPEDEQVQLIQALDVERAAGVLEEMDADDAADLINELPDEMAEVLLAEMEPEEAKDLRRLLTYEEFTAGGMMTPEPVIVPPDATVADALALVRQEELSPALAAMIFVCRSPLETPTGRFVGAVHIQRLLREPPSELVSGLIDSDLEPLDDQADLHAVSRYFATYNLVNAPVVDKAGRLIGAVTVDDVLDHVLPEDWRGDQLDAMSSSADAGDNR